In the Candidatus Nitrospira nitrosa genome, one interval contains:
- a CDS encoding TonB-dependent receptor plug domain-containing protein: MKPGYHLPYCPNFRSPLSGITGNWGYRISAGHEQNQRWSDSNAPALNSQRIGGMAEYQLPNQGQIRAEAGLSRANPYNSFVTDISTTADHISQAHSLLSFERNGLLLRGWWNSQSFKTPSSDIFPPLTPLFAVTDKTGQTAGTGSFNTYDVETRYQFNPLAPLKLTLGTNFRHIVASWNILDTRTIENRLGLYTQGSWLLLPSLEVNTGVRYDLDSFHEPTLSPRGSVIYHVHPNHMIRFSGSVAYRPPTTFEVGQHSIITVTLPGLPPSSSVTLGSSSVNPEKVVSYEAGYQGWWWEHRLRTRVTGFFNQIRDLIIFRNPTNNPFNPAIPINANSADMYGGEVGVEVLMTSWLSGFANYAYQGSMQRSGGVTERGFPHHKVNAGLRVTWESFKGEALYHHVGMASYPLAEPFTNLAPFFPPGTNLPQQGVPAYHLLNLRLGYVLWRQQTGDTMREAELALSVFNALNDTHREHPLGDLLGTRVMGWLTVKL; the protein is encoded by the coding sequence GTGAAGCCAGGCTACCACTTACCATACTGTCCGAATTTCCGGAGCCCCCTCTCAGGAATCACCGGGAATTGGGGGTACCGTATATCCGCCGGCCATGAACAGAATCAGCGGTGGTCAGACTCAAATGCACCAGCACTCAATAGTCAACGAATCGGCGGCATGGCAGAATATCAACTACCCAATCAGGGGCAGATACGAGCCGAAGCAGGCCTCAGTCGAGCGAACCCCTATAACTCATTTGTGACCGATATCAGTACGACTGCCGACCATATATCTCAAGCTCACTCCCTGCTCAGTTTTGAACGGAACGGTCTCCTCCTTCGTGGCTGGTGGAATAGCCAGTCTTTCAAAACTCCATCCTCTGATATATTTCCACCGTTAACTCCGCTATTTGCCGTAACTGACAAAACTGGGCAAACAGCTGGAACCGGCTCGTTCAATACCTATGATGTAGAAACACGATATCAATTCAATCCACTTGCGCCGCTCAAGTTAACCCTCGGCACGAACTTTCGGCATATCGTCGCTTCTTGGAACATTCTTGACACGCGCACAATCGAGAATCGCCTTGGGCTCTATACCCAAGGATCGTGGCTACTGCTTCCTTCCCTAGAGGTGAATACCGGAGTCCGGTACGATCTCGATAGCTTTCACGAGCCTACGCTGTCTCCTCGTGGTAGCGTGATCTACCATGTCCATCCCAACCACATGATCCGATTCTCTGGTTCTGTTGCCTATCGCCCCCCAACAACCTTCGAGGTCGGCCAACACAGCATCATCACCGTGACGCTTCCGGGGCTGCCACCCTCGTCAAGTGTCACGTTAGGGTCAAGCAGTGTGAACCCGGAAAAAGTCGTATCTTATGAAGCGGGCTATCAGGGTTGGTGGTGGGAGCACCGTCTGCGCACGAGAGTGACTGGGTTTTTCAACCAAATTAGGGATCTGATCATCTTTCGCAATCCCACGAATAATCCATTCAACCCAGCAATCCCCATCAATGCCAACTCAGCTGACATGTATGGCGGCGAAGTCGGGGTTGAAGTCTTGATGACCTCCTGGCTTTCAGGCTTTGCCAATTATGCTTACCAAGGGTCCATGCAACGATCCGGTGGGGTCACTGAGCGAGGTTTCCCTCACCATAAGGTGAATGCCGGACTCCGTGTCACATGGGAATCCTTCAAGGGTGAGGCGCTTTACCACCATGTGGGGATGGCTTCATATCCCTTGGCTGAACCCTTCACAAACCTGGCTCCGTTTTTTCCACCAGGCACCAACCTTCCGCAGCAAGGAGTCCCAGCCTATCACTTGTTGAACCTTCGATTGGGATACGTCCTCTGGCGGCAACAGACGGGCGACACTATGCGCGAAGCGGAACTAGCACTCTCCGTCTTCAATGCCCTGAACGACACCCATCGAGAACATCCGTTGGGAGACCTTCTCGGTACCCGCGTGATGGGGTGGTTGACGGTCAAGCTCTGA
- a CDS encoding TonB-dependent receptor plug domain-containing protein, whose amino-acid sequence MIDVRQGCILAITLAGVSIPFLCWAEPSLTIPRASSAIDHQLQEETLYLKEETVSVASRYEQPISQAPSDVYAITDEDIKNSGATDIPTLLRQVPGMEIMQMNAVDFNVSVRGNNQLLANKLLLLVDGRSVYIDQSGTVLWKSLPIALTEIKRIEVLKGPASASYGFNAFDGVVSIITKSPEEMKGTTLQVAGGGLGTVLTTGVHAERWLRLVGQFLPVLKWRLAEC is encoded by the coding sequence ATGATCGACGTGAGACAAGGTTGCATACTCGCGATCACGCTCGCTGGAGTAAGCATCCCATTCTTGTGCTGGGCTGAGCCGTCGCTCACAATCCCTAGAGCATCTTCAGCTATTGACCACCAGCTCCAAGAGGAGACCCTCTATCTCAAAGAAGAAACCGTCAGCGTCGCCAGCCGATACGAGCAACCGATTTCACAAGCTCCCTCCGATGTGTACGCGATCACTGATGAAGATATTAAAAACTCAGGAGCGACCGACATTCCGACGTTGCTGCGGCAAGTTCCAGGCATGGAAATCATGCAGATGAACGCGGTCGATTTCAACGTCAGCGTGCGTGGAAACAATCAATTACTGGCCAATAAACTCCTTCTCCTTGTAGACGGCCGCTCCGTCTATATCGATCAATCAGGAACCGTCTTATGGAAATCCCTTCCCATAGCATTGACTGAAATCAAAAGGATCGAAGTCCTGAAGGGGCCCGCGTCGGCTTCGTACGGCTTCAATGCATTCGATGGCGTCGTGAGCATCATCACGAAATCTCCTGAAGAGATGAAAGGAACCACACTACAAGTGGCAGGCGGTGGGTTGGGAACAGTTCTCACCACCGGAGTCCATGCAGAGAGGTGGCTCCGGTTGGTTGGACAGTTTCTGCCAGTTCTTAAGTGGCGCCTGGCGGAATGCTGA
- a CDS encoding TonB-dependent receptor plug domain-containing protein, whose translation MVEQQLQDEALYLKEETVSIASRYEQPISRAPSDVYVITDEDIRSSGATDVPTLLRRVPGMEVMQTNAVDFNVSVRGNNQISANKLLVQVDGRSIYVDQAGIVFWKQLPVALIEIKRIEVLKGPASAVYGFNAFDGVVNIITKSPEEMRGTTLQVAGGEIGTLLTNAIHAGTSGKWGYRLSAGHEQTQRWSNHDAPALNGQRIGGVTEYHLSGDGKIRAEAGLARSNPYNGILNSISTGENSFSQSYALVSYEQNGLLVRGWWNGLFSEANALIHPLLAPLLGVTDRFGRTNQEFSLSTYDIETRYRFRPFEALHVNIGANYRHIISSSNMLSSRIPEDRLGLYAQGDWQLWPSLELSAGLRYDLDTFITPTLSPRGALVYHLNLNHALRLSSSLAHRPPTTNDVNISALNPVMLPGLSPVTTPIQGSSDVRPEQIASHEVSYQGWWWDHRLRTRVTGFYNHISDLIVFRNPTGNPLNGAHPMNGGVADVYGGEVSAEVLLTSWLSGFANYAYQEVGQSSSGFSRRGFPHHKVNAGLRVNWPQFKGEIIYHHVGAASYPLADAFTNLARFFPTGTVSPGEDVRSYNLLNVRLGYLLWRQQSGDHVREAELAISVFNALNDTHREHPLGDILGTRVMGWLTVRL comes from the coding sequence GTGGTCGAGCAGCAACTTCAAGACGAAGCGCTCTATCTCAAGGAAGAAACCGTCAGTATCGCCAGCCGGTACGAACAACCGATCTCTCGAGCTCCTTCCGATGTCTATGTGATCACCGACGAAGATATTCGGAGTTCCGGAGCTACGGACGTCCCCACATTGCTCCGTCGGGTGCCGGGGATGGAAGTCATGCAAACCAATGCCGTGGATTTCAATGTCAGCGTGCGGGGGAATAATCAGATTTCAGCGAATAAGCTCTTAGTCCAGGTCGATGGCCGTTCCATCTATGTGGACCAAGCCGGAATTGTTTTTTGGAAGCAACTCCCCGTGGCCCTGATAGAAATTAAGAGGATTGAAGTTCTCAAGGGGCCGGCATCCGCCGTTTACGGCTTCAATGCCTTCGATGGTGTCGTGAATATCATCACGAAGTCTCCTGAAGAGATGAGAGGAACCACCCTACAGGTAGCAGGTGGCGAGATCGGCACCCTACTCACCAACGCCATCCACGCAGGAACCTCAGGCAAATGGGGATATCGTTTATCAGCTGGACACGAGCAAACACAACGCTGGTCAAACCACGACGCACCAGCCCTCAATGGCCAACGAATCGGTGGTGTGACAGAATATCACCTATCAGGTGATGGAAAGATCAGGGCTGAGGCAGGGCTCGCTAGATCCAACCCTTACAACGGCATCCTAAATTCCATTTCGACTGGAGAGAATAGTTTTTCCCAGAGCTATGCGCTTGTCAGTTATGAACAGAATGGCTTACTGGTTCGAGGCTGGTGGAATGGGTTGTTCTCGGAAGCCAATGCTCTCATCCACCCACTGCTAGCCCCCCTGCTCGGCGTCACGGACCGCTTCGGCAGAACAAATCAGGAATTCTCTCTGAGCACCTATGACATCGAAACTCGGTATCGATTTCGGCCGTTTGAAGCACTCCACGTGAATATCGGCGCCAATTACCGTCACATCATTAGTTCGTCGAATATGCTGAGCAGCCGGATACCGGAGGATCGCTTAGGACTCTATGCCCAAGGAGATTGGCAACTGTGGCCCTCCCTGGAGTTAAGTGCCGGTCTGCGTTACGACCTTGATACCTTCATCACCCCTACCCTGTCACCTCGTGGGGCATTGGTCTACCATCTGAACTTGAACCACGCACTTCGATTATCCAGTTCCCTCGCCCATCGTCCACCGACGACGAATGACGTCAACATCAGCGCCCTGAACCCGGTCATGCTTCCCGGATTGTCACCCGTGACCACCCCCATACAAGGATCAAGTGACGTGAGACCTGAACAAATCGCTTCCCATGAAGTTAGTTACCAGGGCTGGTGGTGGGACCATCGGCTGCGAACCAGAGTCACCGGGTTCTATAACCACATTTCTGATCTCATTGTCTTTCGAAACCCGACAGGTAACCCTTTGAACGGCGCTCATCCGATGAATGGAGGCGTAGCCGATGTGTACGGAGGAGAAGTAAGTGCTGAAGTCCTGCTGACTTCTTGGCTCTCAGGATTTGCCAATTATGCGTACCAGGAAGTTGGCCAATCCTCGAGTGGGTTCAGTCGGCGAGGCTTTCCTCATCATAAAGTGAATGCCGGACTCCGCGTGAATTGGCCCCAGTTCAAGGGAGAAATCATCTACCACCATGTGGGGGCTGCGTCTTATCCCTTGGCCGATGCATTTACCAATCTCGCACGCTTCTTCCCAACGGGAACCGTGTCGCCTGGAGAGGATGTCCGCAGCTACAACTTGCTGAATGTTCGATTGGGGTATCTCCTCTGGCGACAACAATCAGGCGACCATGTACGAGAAGCCGAGCTGGCGATTTCGGTCTTCAACGCGCTCAATGACACCCATCGAGAACATCCGTTGGGAGACATTCTCGGTACCCGCGTGATGGGATGGCTGACGGTGAGGCTCTGA
- a CDS encoding sigma-54-dependent transcriptional regulator — protein sequence MQIRVLVVDDDQDILQALQKRLIWMGHEVLTAEDGEQALKLSVEDQPDLMLLDIELPGMSGLDVLKQLAERRANVPPQFTPEVVVITAFGTIDRAVEAIRLGACDFLTKPFEPDHLSAVIEKARGQMALTRQIGLLQAEVAGRYEHVIGQSPRMVELLDTARRAAGASATVLLLGETGTGKEVMARALHRWSPRVSKPFVVVNCAALPESLLENELFGHEKGAYTGAVKREPGKIESAEGGTVFLDEIGDMPAGLQTRLLRLLQDQEFYRVGGTQPIRTDVRFIAATNKDLKDAIQDGVFREDLFYRLNVISLTVPPLRKRLDDLGALVKHFIRLHGAKVAHRSFSVSSDALEVMQGYHWPGNVRELENVLIRAITLSSDDCIEPEHLGIMIPRRLPVDVTFSDDETLNYHAVMEGYSRKVLEEALRRAGWNQTKAAEMLGLQRTYLTRLLRQRGVSVKPPPS from the coding sequence ATGCAAATACGAGTCCTCGTGGTCGATGACGATCAAGACATCTTACAGGCGCTCCAGAAACGCTTGATCTGGATGGGGCATGAGGTGCTGACGGCCGAAGACGGCGAGCAGGCACTCAAGCTGTCGGTCGAGGATCAGCCTGATCTGATGCTCTTGGATATTGAGCTGCCAGGTATGAGTGGATTGGATGTGTTGAAGCAGCTGGCCGAGAGACGAGCGAATGTTCCGCCGCAGTTCACACCGGAGGTCGTCGTGATTACCGCCTTCGGAACGATCGATCGCGCGGTCGAGGCCATCCGGTTGGGGGCCTGTGATTTTCTAACGAAGCCGTTTGAGCCGGATCATCTTTCTGCGGTGATTGAAAAGGCTAGGGGGCAGATGGCCCTCACCAGACAAATTGGACTTCTGCAAGCCGAAGTTGCGGGGCGATATGAACATGTGATTGGGCAAAGTCCTCGGATGGTTGAGCTCCTTGATACGGCACGGCGAGCAGCCGGTGCCTCGGCCACTGTGCTTCTGTTGGGTGAAACCGGAACAGGGAAGGAAGTCATGGCTCGGGCGTTGCACCGGTGGAGCCCACGTGTCTCGAAGCCCTTTGTCGTCGTGAATTGTGCGGCATTGCCCGAGAGTCTGTTGGAAAACGAGTTGTTTGGTCATGAAAAAGGAGCCTACACCGGAGCGGTGAAACGCGAGCCAGGGAAAATTGAATCGGCAGAAGGCGGCACCGTATTCCTTGATGAGATCGGAGACATGCCGGCCGGACTACAGACTCGACTGCTCCGCCTCCTCCAAGATCAGGAGTTCTATCGGGTCGGCGGGACGCAGCCGATTCGTACGGATGTACGGTTTATTGCGGCAACAAACAAGGATCTCAAGGATGCGATTCAGGACGGAGTATTTCGAGAAGACCTCTTCTATCGGTTGAACGTGATTTCTCTCACGGTCCCTCCCTTGCGGAAACGACTGGATGATTTGGGCGCATTGGTTAAACATTTTATCCGACTTCATGGAGCGAAGGTGGCGCATCGCTCGTTCAGCGTGAGCTCGGACGCGCTCGAGGTGATGCAGGGGTATCACTGGCCTGGCAATGTGCGGGAGTTGGAGAATGTGTTGATCAGAGCCATTACCCTCTCCTCTGATGACTGTATTGAACCGGAGCATCTTGGGATCATGATACCTCGGAGGTTGCCGGTGGACGTGACGTTTTCTGATGACGAGACGCTGAATTACCATGCAGTGATGGAGGGATACAGCCGCAAAGTCCTTGAAGAAGCATTACGACGTGCAGGATGGAACCAGACAAAGGCCGCTGAGATGCTGGGACTCCAGCGCACCTATCTTACGAGGTTGCTGAGGCAACGTGGGGTCTCGGTCAAGCCTCCGCCCTCCTAA
- a CDS encoding transposase: MHIDACGFFPSVTRRYGYAPKCQHVDDRIFEHRRPRTSLITARIGPQFEEPFLFEGTCETERFNPWLNARRCPRLARQHLVIMDTAQPVTNHPKRCT; this comes from the coding sequence GTGCATATTGATGCGTGCGGCTTCTTCCCTTCCGTCACACGCCGCTACGGATATGCGCCCAAGTGCCAGCACGTGGATGACCGGATCTTCGAACACCGACGCCCTCGCACCTCATTGATCACCGCCCGTATCGGACCCCAGTTTGAAGAACCCTTTCTCTTCGAAGGCACCTGCGAGACCGAGAGGTTCAACCCCTGGCTCAACGCGAGGCGATGTCCGCGTCTGGCCCGCCAGCACCTGGTCATCATGGACACCGCGCAGCCTGTCACAAATCACCCGAAACGGTGCACCTGA
- a CDS encoding HAMP domain-containing sensor histidine kinase, translating to MAYEQSFGLGISIGVRTKLVLSTAAILIVACLLLGCLFFRQQVQSASESLVQSGTLLAHHLAGMGRVSILAGDIHRLDQLAQEILAVNPVAYVAILSPSGDLHTGYGKGEWQQQFSAPSTNRRQFSVTKLVSLPKAETGESIVNGIWLSRNGPVLRSSLNFSPSELLNLLGGYELPIFYDLLVEVPHQSHTNQRDPALELTLKERPGMPEEIPHLTSGSSSKVEIGLSTSELQQNLRRLLWQAILITESTLIGGVCIVVLLASRMTVPLQALTAAAMKLGAGETAPTITIHARDEIGTLTRVFNSMASTLQTREYELRELAQTLEERVKVRTQELAAANAKLQELDRRKSIFVSTASHELRTPLTSMTVNLANLRDGIDGAVTADQRGSLLRVEANLSRLRGLIEELLDLSQIELGQAILRLGSVELGNLIAKTVEDLHPFTSERAVKIVISLPTDLPPVSADPEKLRQILLNLLHNAVKFSPMDTVVNLNVTRLSHDNVQISIHDVGPGIAPDDVDKVFQPFYRAPTAHKKTKGTGLGLAIAKLLVELHQSRLAVERAPGLGSCFYFTLQTTTPARLTYADPLAPPKTSYVKRIS from the coding sequence ATGGCGTACGAGCAATCCTTCGGCTTAGGCATCTCAATCGGCGTCAGAACAAAGCTCGTCCTCAGCACGGCAGCAATTCTCATCGTAGCCTGTCTCCTTCTGGGATGCCTCTTTTTCCGACAACAAGTACAATCAGCAAGCGAGAGTCTCGTACAGAGCGGAACATTGCTCGCACATCACCTGGCTGGTATGGGGCGTGTGAGCATCCTCGCCGGCGACATTCATCGTCTTGATCAACTCGCGCAGGAGATTCTCGCGGTCAATCCGGTTGCTTATGTCGCCATCCTCTCCCCGAGCGGCGACCTCCACACCGGTTATGGAAAAGGCGAATGGCAGCAACAGTTTTCGGCTCCTTCAACAAACCGACGGCAATTCTCCGTCACGAAACTGGTCTCCCTGCCCAAGGCTGAGACGGGCGAGTCAATCGTCAATGGAATATGGCTGAGCAGGAACGGCCCCGTGCTTCGTTCAAGCCTTAATTTTTCACCTTCTGAATTGCTCAATCTCTTAGGAGGGTATGAACTCCCGATATTTTACGACCTGCTGGTCGAAGTTCCTCATCAATCTCACACCAACCAACGGGATCCCGCCCTTGAACTCACACTTAAGGAACGCCCCGGGATGCCAGAGGAGATACCGCACCTCACGTCAGGGTCTTCCTCGAAGGTGGAAATCGGCCTGTCCACATCTGAACTTCAACAGAACCTACGCCGATTGCTCTGGCAGGCCATTCTCATTACGGAGAGTACACTGATCGGTGGCGTCTGTATCGTTGTACTGCTGGCAAGCCGTATGACGGTCCCCCTCCAAGCACTGACGGCCGCAGCCATGAAACTTGGCGCCGGAGAGACGGCACCAACCATTACAATACATGCACGTGATGAAATTGGAACCCTGACACGGGTCTTCAACTCTATGGCGTCGACATTGCAGACGCGCGAGTATGAGTTGCGCGAGCTCGCCCAGACCTTAGAGGAGCGGGTCAAGGTCCGTACCCAGGAACTGGCGGCTGCGAACGCCAAGCTCCAAGAACTAGACCGTCGTAAATCGATTTTTGTCTCCACCGCCTCGCACGAGCTTCGCACCCCACTCACCTCGATGACGGTCAACCTTGCCAACTTACGGGATGGAATTGATGGCGCAGTCACCGCCGATCAGCGAGGATCGCTGTTGCGCGTGGAAGCCAATCTCTCGCGACTTCGTGGTCTCATTGAGGAATTGCTGGATCTCTCTCAAATTGAGCTGGGGCAAGCGATTCTACGCTTAGGATCTGTTGAGCTTGGGAACCTGATCGCCAAAACTGTGGAGGACCTTCATCCCTTCACGTCAGAACGTGCCGTGAAGATCGTCATCTCGCTCCCAACTGATCTGCCTCCGGTTTCGGCTGACCCTGAAAAACTCAGGCAGATTCTCCTCAATCTTTTGCATAACGCGGTCAAATTCTCACCGATGGATACCGTTGTGAATCTCAATGTCACAAGACTATCCCACGACAACGTTCAGATCTCCATCCACGATGTTGGGCCAGGCATCGCGCCGGACGACGTGGACAAAGTCTTTCAGCCGTTCTATCGTGCACCCACAGCACATAAGAAGACCAAGGGAACAGGGCTCGGCCTGGCCATTGCCAAGCTGTTAGTCGAACTGCATCAGAGTCGACTCGCAGTGGAGAGAGCGCCGGGCCTGGGCAGCTGCTTTTACTTCACGTTGCAGACAACGACACCAGCACGACTCACCTACGCGGATCCCCTCGCACCTCCTAAAACGTCGTACGTGAAACGTATTTCGTGA
- a CDS encoding IS3 family transposase (programmed frameshift), with the protein MKRTRRNHGATFKAQVALAAVKGDKTLAELAEQFSVHPTQITEWKQQLLARAADVFGGTKASSETPDLKTLHAKIGQLALENGFFRRGAHQGGLAERKAMIDRTHTLPVVRQCQLLKLARSTAYYQPTPVSETTLVLMRRLDELHLQYPFAGARMLRNLLRQEGRAVGRRQVATLMRRMGIEALYQKPHLSRRHPAQQVYPYLLRDLGILRPNQVWAADITYIPMRRGFVYLFAVLDWASRRVLAWRLSNTLTTDFCLDAVREAITQYGCPEIFNTDQGCQFTSQEFTGLLKDQGIQISMDGKGCWRDNVFVERLWKSIKYEEVYLHAYDTISTAHQGLEHYLMFYNQTRPHQALDGQTPDQVYYDNLTTRQTAA; encoded by the exons ATGAAACGCACGAGACGGAATCACGGAGCCACCTTCAAAGCGCAGGTGGCGTTGGCCGCAGTTAAAGGGGACAAGACGCTGGCCGAATTGGCTGAACAATTCAGCGTCCACCCCACTCAAATCACCGAATGGAAGCAACAATTGTTGGCGCGAGCCGCAGACGTGTTCGGCGGAACGAAGGCTTCCTCAGAGACACCGGATCTCAAGACCTTGCATGCGAAGATCGGGCAACTGGCGTTGGAGAATG GATTTTTTAGAAGGGGCGCTCACCAAGGCGGGCTTGCGGAGCGCAAAGCGATGATCGACCGGACTCACACGTTACCGGTGGTGCGGCAATGCCAACTGCTGAAGCTGGCTCGCTCGACCGCTTATTACCAGCCGACGCCGGTCTCCGAGACGACGCTGGTGTTGATGCGGCGGCTCGATGAGCTGCATCTGCAGTATCCCTTTGCTGGGGCGCGGATGCTGCGCAATCTCCTCAGGCAAGAGGGCCGGGCCGTTGGTCGGCGCCAGGTGGCCACCCTGATGCGTCGCATGGGGATTGAGGCCCTGTATCAAAAACCACATCTCAGTCGGCGACATCCGGCCCAGCAGGTTTATCCCTATCTCCTGCGCGACCTGGGGATCTTACGCCCCAATCAGGTCTGGGCCGCCGATATCACCTATATTCCAATGCGCCGGGGCTTTGTGTATCTTTTCGCAGTGCTCGACTGGGCGAGTCGCCGGGTGCTGGCCTGGCGGCTCTCCAATACGTTGACGACGGACTTCTGTCTCGACGCCGTGCGGGAAGCGATCACGCAGTATGGCTGCCCCGAGATTTTCAACACCGACCAAGGGTGCCAGTTCACCAGCCAGGAATTCACGGGACTCTTGAAAGACCAGGGGATTCAGATCAGCATGGACGGCAAAGGCTGCTGGCGGGATAACGTGTTCGTGGAGCGACTCTGGAAAAGCATCAAGTATGAGGAGGTCTATTTACATGCGTATGACACCATCAGCACGGCCCATCAAGGGCTGGAGCACTATCTGATGTTTTACAACCAGACCCGACCGCATCAGGCGCTTGATGGCCAGACGCCTGACCAGGTTTATTATGACAATCTGACGACACGGCAGACCGCCGCGTAG